A genomic stretch from Microplitis mediator isolate UGA2020A chromosome 10, iyMicMedi2.1, whole genome shotgun sequence includes:
- the LOC130675481 gene encoding glycerol-3-phosphate dehydrogenase, mitochondrial isoform X1, giving the protein MASLRLLAAGASAVGAGALSTYYLTSDSPVLADKAIHKPIKRPLPTREEQVNTLKTQDEYDVLIIGGGATGAGCALDACTRGLKTALIEGDDFASGTSSRSTKLIHGGVRYLQKAIMQADVEQYKMVKEALHERAQMLHSAPHLAHPLPIMLPVYTWWQIPYYWFGIKMYDLVAGSKTVKSSYYLSKSNALELFPMLKGDKLTGAIVYYDGQQDDARMNLAVALSASRLGATVVNHVSVLNLLKGLDKDGKRVLVGARVRDEMTGEEWDVKAKAIINATGPFTDSIRKMDDQTVPEICCPSSGVHIVLPGYYSPDQMGLLDPATSDGRVIFFLPWQKQTIAGTTDLPCQVTHNPKPTEDEIMFILQEVKNYLNPDVEVRRGDVLSAWSGIRPLVSDPNKPNTQSLARNHIVHVSPTNLVTIAGGKWTTYRAMAQEAVDAAIDACNLEPTAECQTDGMLLEGAHGWSPTMYIRLVQDFGLECEVAQHLAKSYGDRAFAVAKMASLTGKRWPIIGKKIHPEFPYIDAEIRYGCREYARTAIDMIARRLRLAFLNVQASQEALPGIIDIMAEELKWSPDEKKKQQQQASEFLANEMGQMVNRASRDKIPINLTKDEIQLYIKRFQIIDKDRKGYVSINDIRRGLKLFGDKDVPGEELHEILREIDTNMNGQVELDEYLQMMSAIKSGHVAYSRFARMAEMEEAQHEKDVLKKKISVERSGGGL; this is encoded by the exons atggcCTCCCTGAGACTATTGGCTGCAGGAGCGAGTGCAGTGGGAGCTGGTGCACTTTCAACTTATTATCTTACGTCAGATTCCCCT gtaCTGGCGGATAAAGCGATTCATAAACCAATAAAACGGCCTCTACCTACACGTGAAGAGCAAGTGAATACCCTGAAAACCCAAGACGAATACGACGTCCTAATAATTGGTGGTGGTGCTACTGGAGCAGGATGTGCTTTGGACGCTTGCACAAGAGGTTTAAAGACTGCTCTGATAGAGGGAGACGATTTTGCTTCGGGCACGTCGTCAAGAAGCACAAAACTGATCCACGGTGGTGTGCGATATTTACAGAAAGCCATTATGCAGGCGGATGTCGAGCAGTATAAAATGGTTAAAGAAGCTCTCCATGAGCGAGCTCAAATGCTGCATAGTGCTCCACACTTGGCACACCCATTGCCTATTATGTTACCTGTTTACAC gtGGTGGCAGATCCCTTACTACTGGTTTGGTATTAAGATGTATGACCTTGTAGCTGGCAGCAAAACTGTTAAATCttcatattatttaagtaaatcAAACGCACTCGAATTATTTCCCATGTTGAAGGGAGACAAACTCACTGGGGCTATCGTTTATTACGATG GTCAGCAGGACGACGCCAGAATGAATCTCGCGGTGGCCTTGTCAGCTTCACGTTTAGGTGCAACGGTAGTAAATCACGTGAGCGTTTTAAATTTGCTGAAGGGATTAGACAAGGACGGCAAGCGCGTGCTGGTGGGTGCACGTGTCAGAGATGAAATGACAGGAGAAGAGTGGGATGTTAAAGCTAAAGCTATTATTAATGCTACTGGACCGTTTACTGATAGTATAAGAAAAATGGATGATCAAACTGTACCAGAAATCTGTTGTCCATCCTCGGGTGTTCACATTGTACTTCCTGGGTACTACAG TCCCGATCAAATGGGTCTGCTGGATCCAGCAACAAGTGACGGTCGTGTCATCTTCTTCTTGCCTTGGCAGAAGCAAACTATCGCTGGTACTACTGATTTGCCTTGTCAGGTGACGCACAACCCGAAACCAACTGAAGATGAGATTATGTTTATCCTGCAAGAGGTAAAGAACTACCTTAATCCTGACGTTGAAGTCCGTCGTGGTGATGTTCTGTCAGCGTGGAGTGGAATCAGACCATTGGTGTCTGACCCGAACAAACCAAACACTCAATCTCTTGCTCGTAACCACATTGTTCATGTGAGCCCAACAAATCTTGTTACCATTGCTGGAGGAAAGTGGACGACTTATCGTGCAATGGCACAGGAAGCTGTTGATGCAGCAATCGAtg ctTGTAATTTGGAGCCAACTGCTGAATGTCAAACTGACGGAATGCTGCTGGAAGGTGCTCATGGATGGAGTCCTACCATGTACATTAGATTGGTACAAGACTTTGGATTAGAATGTGAAGTTGCCCAACATTTAGCTAAAAGTTACGGTGATCGAGCATTCGCTGTCGCTAAAATGGCATCACTTACCGGAAAGCGTTGGCCAAttattggtaaaaaaattcatcccGAGTTTCCTTACATTGACGCTGag atcCGTTACGGTTGCCGTGAATATGCAAGAACCGCAATTGATATGATTGCCAGACGATTGCGACTCGCTTTCCTCAACGTCCAAGCGTCACAGGAAGCTCTACCGGGTATCATCGACATAATGGCGGAAGAATTGAAATGGTCACCggatgaaaagaaaaaacaacaGCAGCAGGCCAGTGAATTTTTAGCAAACGAAATGGGACAAATGGTCAATCGCGCGTCACGTGACAAAATTCCGATCAATCTCACGAAAGATGAAATTCAGTTGTACATAAAACGATTCCAGATTATCGACAAAGATCGCAAAGGATACGTATCAATAAATGACATTCGCCGCGGACTTAAG CTATTCGGCGACAAGGACGTTCCCGGCGAAGAGCTCCACGAAATACTTCGCGAAATCGACACTAATATGAACGGTCAAGTCGAGCTGGACGAGTACCTTCAG
- the LOC130675481 gene encoding glycerol-3-phosphate dehydrogenase, mitochondrial isoform X3 — protein MASLRLLAAGASAVGAGALSTYYLTSDSPVLADKAIHKPIKRPLPTREEQVNTLKTQDEYDVLIIGGGATGAGCALDACTRGLKTALIEGDDFASGTSSRSTKLIHGGVRYLQKAIMQADVEQYKMVKEALHERAQMLHSAPHLAHPLPIMLPVYTWWQIPYYWFGIKMYDLVAGSKTVKSSYYLSKSNALELFPMLKGDKLTGAIVYYDGQQDDARMNLAVALSASRLGATVVNHVSVLNLLKGLDKDGKRVLVGARVRDEMTGEEWDVKAKAIINATGPFTDSIRKMDDQTVPEICCPSSGVHIVLPGYYSPDQMGLLDPATSDGRVIFFLPWQKQTIAGTTDLPCQVTHNPKPTEDEIMFILQEVKNYLNPDVEVRRGDVLSAWSGIRPLVSDPNKPNTQSLARNHIVHVSPTNLVTIAGGKWTTYRAMAQEAVDAAIDACNLEPTAECQTDGMLLEGAHGWSPTMYIRLVQDFGLECEVAQHLAKSYGDRAFAVAKMASLTGKRWPIIGKKIHPEFPYIDAEIRYGCREYARTAIDMIARRLRLAFLNVQASQEALPGIIDIMAEELKWSPDEKKKQQQQASEFLANEMGQMVNRASRDKIPINLTKDEIQLYIKRFQIIDKDRKGYVSINDIRRGLKALGIKLKEEEMHLLLGEIDLTYNGQMELQDYLQLFGDKDVPGEELHEILREIDTNMNGQVELDEYLQMMSAIKSGHVAYSRFARMAEMEEAQHEKDVLKKKISVERSGGGL, from the exons atggcCTCCCTGAGACTATTGGCTGCAGGAGCGAGTGCAGTGGGAGCTGGTGCACTTTCAACTTATTATCTTACGTCAGATTCCCCT gtaCTGGCGGATAAAGCGATTCATAAACCAATAAAACGGCCTCTACCTACACGTGAAGAGCAAGTGAATACCCTGAAAACCCAAGACGAATACGACGTCCTAATAATTGGTGGTGGTGCTACTGGAGCAGGATGTGCTTTGGACGCTTGCACAAGAGGTTTAAAGACTGCTCTGATAGAGGGAGACGATTTTGCTTCGGGCACGTCGTCAAGAAGCACAAAACTGATCCACGGTGGTGTGCGATATTTACAGAAAGCCATTATGCAGGCGGATGTCGAGCAGTATAAAATGGTTAAAGAAGCTCTCCATGAGCGAGCTCAAATGCTGCATAGTGCTCCACACTTGGCACACCCATTGCCTATTATGTTACCTGTTTACAC gtGGTGGCAGATCCCTTACTACTGGTTTGGTATTAAGATGTATGACCTTGTAGCTGGCAGCAAAACTGTTAAATCttcatattatttaagtaaatcAAACGCACTCGAATTATTTCCCATGTTGAAGGGAGACAAACTCACTGGGGCTATCGTTTATTACGATG GTCAGCAGGACGACGCCAGAATGAATCTCGCGGTGGCCTTGTCAGCTTCACGTTTAGGTGCAACGGTAGTAAATCACGTGAGCGTTTTAAATTTGCTGAAGGGATTAGACAAGGACGGCAAGCGCGTGCTGGTGGGTGCACGTGTCAGAGATGAAATGACAGGAGAAGAGTGGGATGTTAAAGCTAAAGCTATTATTAATGCTACTGGACCGTTTACTGATAGTATAAGAAAAATGGATGATCAAACTGTACCAGAAATCTGTTGTCCATCCTCGGGTGTTCACATTGTACTTCCTGGGTACTACAG TCCCGATCAAATGGGTCTGCTGGATCCAGCAACAAGTGACGGTCGTGTCATCTTCTTCTTGCCTTGGCAGAAGCAAACTATCGCTGGTACTACTGATTTGCCTTGTCAGGTGACGCACAACCCGAAACCAACTGAAGATGAGATTATGTTTATCCTGCAAGAGGTAAAGAACTACCTTAATCCTGACGTTGAAGTCCGTCGTGGTGATGTTCTGTCAGCGTGGAGTGGAATCAGACCATTGGTGTCTGACCCGAACAAACCAAACACTCAATCTCTTGCTCGTAACCACATTGTTCATGTGAGCCCAACAAATCTTGTTACCATTGCTGGAGGAAAGTGGACGACTTATCGTGCAATGGCACAGGAAGCTGTTGATGCAGCAATCGAtg ctTGTAATTTGGAGCCAACTGCTGAATGTCAAACTGACGGAATGCTGCTGGAAGGTGCTCATGGATGGAGTCCTACCATGTACATTAGATTGGTACAAGACTTTGGATTAGAATGTGAAGTTGCCCAACATTTAGCTAAAAGTTACGGTGATCGAGCATTCGCTGTCGCTAAAATGGCATCACTTACCGGAAAGCGTTGGCCAAttattggtaaaaaaattcatcccGAGTTTCCTTACATTGACGCTGag atcCGTTACGGTTGCCGTGAATATGCAAGAACCGCAATTGATATGATTGCCAGACGATTGCGACTCGCTTTCCTCAACGTCCAAGCGTCACAGGAAGCTCTACCGGGTATCATCGACATAATGGCGGAAGAATTGAAATGGTCACCggatgaaaagaaaaaacaacaGCAGCAGGCCAGTGAATTTTTAGCAAACGAAATGGGACAAATGGTCAATCGCGCGTCACGTGACAAAATTCCGATCAATCTCACGAAAGATGAAATTCAGTTGTACATAAAACGATTCCAGATTATCGACAAAGATCGCAAAGGATACGTATCAATAAATGACATTCGCCGCGGACTTAAG gcCCTTGGAATAAAACTAAAGGAAGAAGAGATGCATTTGTTGCTCGGAGAAATAGATCTCACCTATAACGGCCAAATGGAACTTCAAGATTATTTGCAG CTATTCGGCGACAAGGACGTTCCCGGCGAAGAGCTCCACGAAATACTTCGCGAAATCGACACTAATATGAACGGTCAAGTCGAGCTGGACGAGTACCTTCAG
- the LOC130675481 gene encoding glycerol-3-phosphate dehydrogenase, mitochondrial isoform X2 translates to MASLRLLAAGASAVGAGALSTYYLTSDSPVLADKAIHKPIKRPLPTREEQVNTLKTQDEYDVLIIGGGATGAGCALDACTRGLKTALIEGDDFASGTSSRSTKLIHGGVRYLQKAIMQADVEQYKMVKEALHERAQMLHSAPHLAHPLPIMLPVYTWWQIPYYWFGIKMYDLVAGSKTVKSSYYLSKSNALELFPMLKGDKLTGAIVYYDGQQDDARMNLAVALSASRLGATVVNHVSVLNLLKGLDKDGKRVLVGARVRDEMTGEEWDVKAKAIINATGPFTDSIRKMDDQTVPEICCPSSGVHIVLPGYYSPDQMGLLDPATSDGRVIFFLPWQKQTIAGTTDLPCQVTHNPKPTEDEIMFILQEVKNYLNPDVEVRRGDVLSAWSGIRPLVSDPNKPNTQSLARNHIVHVSPTNLVTIAGGKWTTYRAMAQEAVDAAIDACNLEPTAECQTDGMLLEGAHGWSPTMYIRLVQDFGLECEVAQHLAKSYGDRAFAVAKMASLTGKRWPIIGKKIHPEFPYIDAEIRYGCREYARTAIDMIARRLRLAFLNVQASQEALPGIIDIMAEELKWSPDEKKKQQQQASEFLANEMGQMVNRASRDKIPINLTKDEIQLYIKRFQIIDKDRKGYVSINDIRRGLKALGIKLKEEEMHLLLGEIDLTYNGQMELQDYLQMMSAIKSGHVAYSRFARMAEMEEAQHEKDVLKKKISVERSGGGL, encoded by the exons atggcCTCCCTGAGACTATTGGCTGCAGGAGCGAGTGCAGTGGGAGCTGGTGCACTTTCAACTTATTATCTTACGTCAGATTCCCCT gtaCTGGCGGATAAAGCGATTCATAAACCAATAAAACGGCCTCTACCTACACGTGAAGAGCAAGTGAATACCCTGAAAACCCAAGACGAATACGACGTCCTAATAATTGGTGGTGGTGCTACTGGAGCAGGATGTGCTTTGGACGCTTGCACAAGAGGTTTAAAGACTGCTCTGATAGAGGGAGACGATTTTGCTTCGGGCACGTCGTCAAGAAGCACAAAACTGATCCACGGTGGTGTGCGATATTTACAGAAAGCCATTATGCAGGCGGATGTCGAGCAGTATAAAATGGTTAAAGAAGCTCTCCATGAGCGAGCTCAAATGCTGCATAGTGCTCCACACTTGGCACACCCATTGCCTATTATGTTACCTGTTTACAC gtGGTGGCAGATCCCTTACTACTGGTTTGGTATTAAGATGTATGACCTTGTAGCTGGCAGCAAAACTGTTAAATCttcatattatttaagtaaatcAAACGCACTCGAATTATTTCCCATGTTGAAGGGAGACAAACTCACTGGGGCTATCGTTTATTACGATG GTCAGCAGGACGACGCCAGAATGAATCTCGCGGTGGCCTTGTCAGCTTCACGTTTAGGTGCAACGGTAGTAAATCACGTGAGCGTTTTAAATTTGCTGAAGGGATTAGACAAGGACGGCAAGCGCGTGCTGGTGGGTGCACGTGTCAGAGATGAAATGACAGGAGAAGAGTGGGATGTTAAAGCTAAAGCTATTATTAATGCTACTGGACCGTTTACTGATAGTATAAGAAAAATGGATGATCAAACTGTACCAGAAATCTGTTGTCCATCCTCGGGTGTTCACATTGTACTTCCTGGGTACTACAG TCCCGATCAAATGGGTCTGCTGGATCCAGCAACAAGTGACGGTCGTGTCATCTTCTTCTTGCCTTGGCAGAAGCAAACTATCGCTGGTACTACTGATTTGCCTTGTCAGGTGACGCACAACCCGAAACCAACTGAAGATGAGATTATGTTTATCCTGCAAGAGGTAAAGAACTACCTTAATCCTGACGTTGAAGTCCGTCGTGGTGATGTTCTGTCAGCGTGGAGTGGAATCAGACCATTGGTGTCTGACCCGAACAAACCAAACACTCAATCTCTTGCTCGTAACCACATTGTTCATGTGAGCCCAACAAATCTTGTTACCATTGCTGGAGGAAAGTGGACGACTTATCGTGCAATGGCACAGGAAGCTGTTGATGCAGCAATCGAtg ctTGTAATTTGGAGCCAACTGCTGAATGTCAAACTGACGGAATGCTGCTGGAAGGTGCTCATGGATGGAGTCCTACCATGTACATTAGATTGGTACAAGACTTTGGATTAGAATGTGAAGTTGCCCAACATTTAGCTAAAAGTTACGGTGATCGAGCATTCGCTGTCGCTAAAATGGCATCACTTACCGGAAAGCGTTGGCCAAttattggtaaaaaaattcatcccGAGTTTCCTTACATTGACGCTGag atcCGTTACGGTTGCCGTGAATATGCAAGAACCGCAATTGATATGATTGCCAGACGATTGCGACTCGCTTTCCTCAACGTCCAAGCGTCACAGGAAGCTCTACCGGGTATCATCGACATAATGGCGGAAGAATTGAAATGGTCACCggatgaaaagaaaaaacaacaGCAGCAGGCCAGTGAATTTTTAGCAAACGAAATGGGACAAATGGTCAATCGCGCGTCACGTGACAAAATTCCGATCAATCTCACGAAAGATGAAATTCAGTTGTACATAAAACGATTCCAGATTATCGACAAAGATCGCAAAGGATACGTATCAATAAATGACATTCGCCGCGGACTTAAG gcCCTTGGAATAAAACTAAAGGAAGAAGAGATGCATTTGTTGCTCGGAGAAATAGATCTCACCTATAACGGCCAAATGGAACTTCAAGATTATTTGCAG